The nucleotide window GTAGGCGGGATAATGAATGCCGCCACCGGCAAGGAGTCCACCTCCTTCTATATAAAAATCCCCGACTTTCACATTGAAACAGCGGTTGATCTGCTGGCCGATATTTTTCTGAGTTCCCGTTTCGACGAGGATGACATAAATAAGGAGCGGGCGGTGGTGCTTCAGGAGATCCGGATGGCCGAGGATGAGCCGGGTGATTACATCTATGATCTCTTTGAAGGGCTCTTTTGGAAAGAGCATCCTTTGGGATTGCACATCCTCGGTTCAAAAGAGCGGGTAGCGTCCCTGCGCCGCGACGGCCTGCTGAGTTTCTTCCATGACCGCTACAAGGGGAAGAATCTGGTGATCGCCGCCGCGGGCCATCTAAAGCATGCTCATATAGTTGAATTAATAGACAGGGCGTTCCGGTCCTTGCCGGATTTGGCGATAGTGAACCAGATTGAGGCCCCGGCGCCCCAGGCCGGGACCGCCATTTTTTACAAGAAACTGGAGCAGGCGCATCTGATCGTGGGGGCAACGGCGCCTGCGGCGATAGACAATGGGCGGCATGCGGCCTTTTTGTTGAACGCCGTGCTGGGGGGGAGCATGAGCTCCCGGCTGTTTCAGGAAATCCGGGAGAAGCGGGGGTTAGCCTACGATGTTGGTTCCTATCTGACATCCTATCGCGACGCCGGGATTTTGGGAGTCTATGTGGCCACGCAAGCCGCGAATCTCAAAGAGACGCTGGGCGTCATCAAAGAGGAGTTGGCGCGCTGCGCCGCCGAGCGGATCAGCGAAAAAGAACTGAACTCGGCCAAGGAGCTCCTGAAGGGAAACTATCTGTTGGGAATGGAGAGCACCGATAACCGGATGACGGGTTTGGCCAGAAACGAGATTTATTTTGGACGGCAGATCACTCCGGAGGATGTCGTATCCCGTATCGATGCCGTGCAAAGAGAGGAAATACGCTCTCTTGCCGAACGGATATTTCGCG belongs to Syntrophobacterales bacterium and includes:
- a CDS encoding insulinase family protein, whose translation is MVSRTVLDNGIRIVSEEIDHVRSISIGICVESGSRHENDVNNGTAHFIEHMLFKGTKRRSAFEIASAIDSVGGIMNAATGKESTSFYIKIPDFHIETAVDLLADIFLSSRFDEDDINKERAVVLQEIRMAEDEPGDYIYDLFEGLFWKEHPLGLHILGSKERVASLRRDGLLSFFHDRYKGKNLVIAAAGHLKHAHIVELIDRAFRSLPDLAIVNQIEAPAPQAGTAIFYKKLEQAHLIVGATAPAAIDNGRHAAFLLNAVLGGSMSSRLFQEIREKRGLAYDVGSYLTSYRDAGILGVYVATQAANLKETLGVIKEELARCAAERISEKELNSAKELLKGNYLLGMESTDNRMTGLARNEIYFGRQITPEDVVSRIDAVQREEIRSLAERIFREDSLAVAALGPVSEDNWGQSHMCGRARSRNQAGESPAPEGRPSTG